The genomic window ACGAACTAACACAATGACATAAGTTGATACTTAAGTAACACCATGGGGGTATTTTAGACCCGTGGTGAATACAAATGATTTTTAATCGAGTCTCCGTTTAATGGTTCCTAGTAGaatcatacctatttcatttctgaGCGGGTAAATGAATTGTTGCGGGGCAAGTTCTCTGCACCCGATAATActtgtataagtattatttttctaactttttttatctctctctctttttctttggtcatttcaaatgaatgcttcttcaaactttctaattcaattactatttgTAAAGAATTATTAAGTTTGAGTATTTACTTCACTTTTTAGTGGTCGGTGTTAGTTTAGGGTTAGACCTTAATTGTCCTATTCCACGCTagatggatttacaaaaaatgggtggcttcccataaaaggcgtataagggtggagcacgggtggagccagtaacgttcctcgtcccccgctcacccgaattttggcgcgttgctttgttaggagattttacgttagggcacctccgctagtcttctgtcctccgtggCTACAGCGTACGACCAAGATGGCTTCATAATTTTGATGGTCTCATCTAACGAGATGAAGtgctcaatttattttatttaagtacgttATTTgcaaaactaatttattatcaaaaaaccTAGCAATAAAACTTGCATAAACCTAACTAATTGCATGCATAACAGCATGTGATGGGTATAAATATGAAACATATGAAATTACATGAGccattattttaagtaataaacaTCAATCATGCGATCCTTTAtcgaatttttattaaataccacCGAACGGAAATTTAATTTCagcatgcaaatattttttctcttcaCACGACGCACATAGCTACTCAGCCAAAAAGGTAACCATAACACGTAGGGATGCCATAATTTACGAATCTTTTGCTCCGTATTCATACCACAAACattcttaaataaatagtaacctCGAACAACACTGTAACTACGCAATAGCAAATAGAGCCCCGGGATATGAAGTCGAAGGGGCTGCCCTTTGCGAGCGCCCACGGTACCCCGACCACGCaacatttccataaaaaaatcttttgtcacCTTTTTTACGGGGAAAAGAATGCTTGTAGGTACTGAAGAACTTCCCTTTGTTCTACAGTCGATAATGTGAAAATGTTACAAGGAAGCCTTTAAAGCACTCTTGATATTGAAACTCAGTTAACTTGACATGACAATACCTTCGGAACGATAAATTTCAAATTCATGGCGTAAGGTTTAATTCTTCGGGAGTCcgtaaaagttaaatatttgaaaacgtAAGGTGACGAAAACCGCATTGCATCGGGTTGTTACCGAAGGCTTCGGGTCCCAAAGGACTCAATAAAACAGATGTTACCTAGCCTCCATGACTACAGAAGTCTGACACTTTTACGAGCGTAACTTTATATAAAATCTGATGTGTATCATTTATGTACTTGACCTATTTATTTTGGCAAGCacatatgttttatttagcaGGTAAgtatgaatttaggtaggtacgctTTATCGAGATTTTGACTTTTTATGTCCTTAAATATTGTTAGTGGAAGTCAAATGTACGTCATTAAAATCAGAGTAGGTAGGTCTCGGTCTAACTAGGTATAGGCACTACCTATCTAGTATTCTTTGTCActgtaaatacaataacattACTTAAGATCAGGCGAGATTCAAACATAATTAAGGTTACCGCAACACTCTAAATTGCTAATAGGACATAAACTATTCATGTTTCAGCGATAGGTGCACTACGTTACATGCATAATGTACGAACTCGATGGCGCCATCTACCGACCTCGGACATTACGGCTTTTAAGATTTATTGTCACAGTAGCATAGAATACACTTACACTTGCGTCAAGTGACTTAAATAAAACGTAAGCAAAACTTTAACATTCCATGGTAATCATTATGGTAATCGTAAAGGATTTGCTCAGAAGCCCCAGCTTAGCCTCGTCAGCATTGGCTGACCTTCAATTCTCGCAAGGAAAATATCTAGGGTAGGCATATTTAATCAGGAaaagtttcagttttttttgtgtttttattaaccCTAAATAAAACGAAACCTTGGTTACTACTACGAAACTATATCTTGGAGACTAATTACTGATTAacgatgaaggaaaacatctcgaggtaTCCTTACGGCAGATCCTTCTCTATGTGAGAGGAGTCCTACGTCTAGCTTAGCCtaaaaagactgatgatgatgatggtagtATCATATGAAAATATTACGACGATTTTTGACTCCATTAACACCTCCTTTTTACTTGCGGAAGTTTATAAATTCAAAGTAACTAAATAGTAATGATGCTAACGTTGACAGGTAAGCCGCAGAAAGCAGTTAGGTGTTAGACCATAACTTTTTAGGATAGCCGTTACGCATAATTAGTAACAGGGCAACGTTTACTGTAATGAGCCATTTCCTGCAATTGGCTTTAACCACTCAAGCGAGATAAAGATTAGCTAACAGCTGTCACATTTTTATAAACGAGATAATGATGACTTCAAAATCGATGCACAACGGTGCCCAAAACCTTTCTCAAAAGATTAGGCCTAAACTGCGACCTTTATTTGCAAATCTGGCGGGGAATTCCATTTTCAAAGAACAAGCAGGTCGTTGATTTAGGAAGTATCATCATTACCTTTGTGTCCATCAGGCAAACTCTATAAGAAGCTAGATTAACCACCTATTTAGGTAGATATCTATTCATGGAAAACAAATAGGTTCCtggtaaaaaaaagtatttggcACATTAACAGTACTTTGTGAAGTTTTCTTTCCATAAAAAGTAAAACCTTTGCTCAATCCCAGAAAATGCAGCGAAAGATTTGACCACAAATGCATTTCCTTCCTCGCAGGTGTTATGTTTTGGATGTTTGCCAGAACTGAAAGCAATATCGCACCTCTTTAATTGTACGCTGAAACGCAATTTTACAAAGCTTCgtcaagttatttattttgttgtaacaCAATTTCGTAGGAGCGTTCATTTTGTAATGTTTACTGaatttaggtatgtatttaggtaggtaagtatgtaattttgtgttcaaactgaaaataatagtAACGAATTTTTTAAAAGCCGTTCCCCCACCAAAGATACAACCACAATATAAGTGATATCacttttatttgctttatttttgctttttatgaGGTTCTATTGACGTCTCCGATTAAATGCCTCAGGAACTCCCCTAAATTACAACgcttgaaaaagaaaatgttgtttGCAGATAACATGAATACATTCATTCACAGATGGATATTGCCGCTCATCCCCTCGCAATACGCAATTACATCCTTTGGTGACCTTTCATAACACCCACTCTATGTATATAAGTGGTAGTGCGAACCTATTTTGATCCTGAGATTCATCGTGAACGTACATCACAATTTCGAATGAAATTAAGATGGAAACTTGATTGCGTTTGAATTCTTAGGCTGGGATTGGAATGTGCTCATTAAGTCGATTACTGCCTAGATGACATTCCAACAGAATCGAAGATAGGTAGGTCAGTAGGTGTATTGACTGTATGACAATTTGCGCGTTTTTAGTTTGCAATAGCTTCCAAAACATAGCAACTGAACCAATACAggtgtataattttataaggtTTAGactatataattaaaaatatacgtaaatcttatatttttcctatacctatacatatatttttaattcataaaatgaaTAGTGTCATAAATTAAGATCAGAATCACTTCATGTAAGCCAGCGATGTTCTCGCTAATGAACACACGCCCTTTAACCACAATCTGGCGGTAGGCCAGGAAGCGTTAACTTACATTCAATTAATTGACTGTGTTAGGGTGCCTACAGGTGATTTTGCTATCAAAACAACgataaatttataaaaacatgGTTTTGCCCGCAACCTTATTCGCCCGGATTTGAGATATTTCCAATTACCGATTCCTTTATCGTGATTCATTCTATTCCATAAAAGCCTTATTAGGTAATTGTAGTTAAgactatagataataatattaaatgtacgACTTTGGAGTCGATAATTTCACAAATCAAGTTTTCTCTACAAATGGGCACCTCTTAAGTGAAGAGTTTGTTAGaatgtttgtttgcttataCGCTGTAATCTCGGGAATTAAGTACctggttcgatttgaaagaaacattgtttttaataagttCTTAACAGGTAAGGCAAGAAGCGGCGTTGCATGGATTGGCACCAGGGGCGATTCTCTACTGAgcacctttaaaataaaattacaaatacccATTTCTGTACTTTCAACCGAGGCGAGGGCCAAAACATAGGGGCAATTATTGCTTACTACTAAATATTGCtaactaataaattattgctcgtcaaaaattgattttgatggTGACTAATTGacaattgtattaaaaactaaaacaattaacTTAAATGAATTTCTGAACGGACAAAACTGTCAAATGGACGTTTGCCCCATGAGTGGCATGACAGATGGCAACTAACGAAAAGTGAGGTTAAGTTGACATGTGAATTTTAGCGAGTTTCAAGCTATTTTGTTGTTACAATTTAATAGAGTGAATATactcaatattaattttatctcttACTGAATATAAGtgaatttattgaaaatggTTGCTATAAAAGCGAAAACACCGCTGATGACGGAGAATaagaacaagaaaaataaaaaatccgccaAAGTTGAGAAACGCAAAAAGACCAAACCTCAAAAAGCTGTAGTGACTCCGGTACCGGTAATAAAAACTGAGAAGAAAATTCCTGATCCGTCGAAAAAGGAACCCGCGCCGAAAAAACCTGTAGTAAAgacagaaaaaaaagaaaaagagaaaaaagTTCCTGTTGAAATTAAAAAGGAATTCTCACCCAAAAAGAAAGTCAAATATGTAATGCCTTCAGAGAACATAACTGATGATATCGTGAATAACTGCCTGAATGCATTGCTCAATTTTATTGTTCCTCTTGATAAGcagaaaaatgcaatttttgatGACGAAAAACCCATATTCGCAGAGATACATTGtatcaaaatacaaaacacaagAGGCAATGTGAGATTGTAAGTATcctataatatattaattttataccaACAATGTTTACTGTAAATTAAGTGTTCTATTtctcaacattattttaataacactttAATAATTCCAGATTATTGCCACATAGTACTATTGCTTCAACAGGCGAAGTATGCTTAATCACACCAGACATAAAGAAAGGTAGAAAACATGACCATGAGCCAACAATTGACCGTTGGGAAGAAATATTGAGAAAAGAAGGTGTGACTGGAGTAAGTACTTatcatgaataatttattatcaaaaatatacaatccATATTAAagttttcacattttatttatattttcttcactTTTCCAGGTTAAAACAGTACTCCCAGTCAGACAGTTAAGAGTAGAGTATGACCAGTTTGAACTGAAACGCAGACTTTTGACACAGCATGATTTCATCATGGTGGACACAAGAGTGTTGAGCCATGTATCACATCTTCTAGGAAAGATGTTCTTCAAAAAACACAATATGCTCATCCCAGtaagaataaatgaaaataaaaagttgaagCAAAGTATTGAGTTAGGTTTACGCACTGCCATTTTACGGCTTGGAGAGGGAGAAACTTCTACTGTGACTATAGGACATACTGCTATGCCTCAggaaaaactaaaagaaaatattatagctTTAGTTCATCAGCTAAAAACAAAGTTTCCTGGTGGAGAGGGAAATATCAGATCTATTTCTTTGAAGCTGCCCCTGTCTATGTCTTTGCCATTATATCTTACTCTGCGTAAGTATTAAACTTGATTCttcaatgattattttttatattctgttgTGTTTTGCTATTGgcacatatataaataaataaattaatgataatttcaaaacattcaattaaaaaggatttttaattttgtaggaCCATCGAGTACCATCAAACCACCAAAACTAACACAAAAGCGTCCTAAGAACTACACAGTGGTGGAAGGTGAACTGTCTACAATCCCTGGCCAGACTGTTAGGGTGGCTCCTGATGGAAATGTGCAACTGAAGAGAgccaaaaagaataaaaaagccaggtaatttgattattattacTAATTTCTAAAAGAAATGACTATTGTCTGGTCAGAGCATGAAGGAAAGTAGCATCTGATTAATGCAGCTTTTCTATACTCTACTATTTTGGTTATgtactacatataatattttgctaaatatatttttttattctagcaATGCAAAAAAAGAAGTTGTTGAAGAAGATATTGAAGATGAAGTAGACCTAGATCAAGAATCAGATGAATCAGAAACAAATGATGATTAGatcaataacatttattttttctttacatacttgtaaaaataacattacttgaataaaacataattaaaaagaataaaaagaaatttcttatttttaaactatataTTAATTAGGCAACTGTATTGTTACTGAAGCTCATTGAAGCAGAATGGATTATAGTCACTTGCCTCTTCACAGGCCAAACTTTCTTGAATTTCTTAAAGTTCTTCTGAGAATCATTCCTAGTGAGATTATTTTCAGTGACAATTACTGGGTCCCTTTTAACAATCAAATTATCACAAGTTGTGACAATAGTACAACATAAATCAAGTTTGTTCATCTGCTCCTCCAAGTCTTCAGATTTCTCTTTCTTCACAGTATTCACTGTATTTGAATTACATGTCATATTATTACGCTCCATTAATTCTTTCAATTTTGTTCCTCTCATTGCTACTACATCATTTGCTGAGACACTTTCAGTTTTTAGTGCAGTTGAAGTATCTATAGATGTATCTGCACTTTCatcctttttctttttattatggCTGAAAAGGCTTTGTTTTGATGTATGAGTGTCACCTTCAACATCATTAGTTTGAACTTCACTTTGGACAAAATTGAACAAGTCCCCATcttcattcaaattatttaattttcttttctgtGGTCTGGCTAAATTGAGCTTCTTTTTAGTATCAGCACCACTGTTATTTGATGCTGGTCTGACAAAATTAAACATCTCACCGTTGTTCTCATTGTCCTGC from Helicoverpa armigera isolate CAAS_96S chromosome 2, ASM3070526v1, whole genome shotgun sequence includes these protein-coding regions:
- the LOC110375944 gene encoding ribosomal L1 domain-containing protein 1 gives rise to the protein MVAIKAKTPLMTENKNKKNKKSAKVEKRKKTKPQKAVVTPVPVIKTEKKIPDPSKKEPAPKKPVVKTEKKEKEKKVPVEIKKEFSPKKKVKYVMPSENITDDIVNNCLNALLNFIVPLDKQKNAIFDDEKPIFAEIHCIKIQNTRGNVRLLLPHSTIASTGEVCLITPDIKKGRKHDHEPTIDRWEEILRKEGVTGVKTVLPVRQLRVEYDQFELKRRLLTQHDFIMVDTRVLSHVSHLLGKMFFKKHNMLIPVRINENKKLKQSIELGLRTAILRLGEGETSTVTIGHTAMPQEKLKENIIALVHQLKTKFPGGEGNIRSISLKLPLSMSLPLYLTLRPSSTIKPPKLTQKRPKNYTVVEGELSTIPGQTVRVAPDGNVQLKRAKKNKKASNAKKEVVEEDIEDEVDLDQESDESETNDD